The following are from one region of the Desulfobacterales bacterium genome:
- a CDS encoding GDP-mannose 4,6-dehydratase: MKYLITGFSGFVGHYLINYINEQEKEAQIIGIDIINKVYHYNNFVQYTINLLNFEELSAIIKTEKPDYIVHLASFSSVAYSWQNPVESFKNNTNIFLNLVESVRLFSSHSIILSVGSSDEYGIIEEKDLPLTENKHLNPVSPYAVARVSQEFLSKIYYNGFKMNIICTRSFNHVGAGQSDQFVVSSIGKKFVEYLKNKKNKIFVGNIDIVRDFLDVRDVVRAYFMLLKKGQIGDIYNVCSGKSYSIKQIIELYKDITLLNPPIEIDKALLRPIENPIVLGSYEKIKTEINWAPKIDLKDSLKTIITYWENIT; this comes from the coding sequence ATGAAATATCTAATAACTGGATTTTCAGGTTTTGTGGGGCATTATTTAATTAATTATATAAACGAGCAAGAGAAAGAAGCTCAAATAATAGGCATAGATATAATTAATAAAGTTTATCATTATAACAATTTTGTACAATATACTATTAATTTATTAAATTTTGAGGAACTATCCGCAATAATTAAAACTGAAAAACCTGATTATATAGTTCATTTAGCTTCTTTTAGTTCAGTAGCATATAGTTGGCAGAACCCTGTTGAAAGTTTTAAAAATAATACGAATATTTTTTTAAATCTTGTTGAATCGGTAAGGTTGTTTTCAAGTCATTCCATTATACTGTCAGTCGGTTCATCTGACGAATATGGAATAATAGAAGAAAAAGATCTTCCATTAACTGAAAATAAACACTTAAATCCTGTAAGTCCTTATGCAGTAGCAAGGGTTTCACAGGAATTTTTATCAAAAATTTATTATAACGGCTTTAAAATGAATATAATTTGTACTCGTTCTTTCAATCACGTTGGGGCTGGGCAATCAGATCAATTTGTAGTAAGTTCTATAGGTAAAAAATTTGTAGAATATCTGAAAAACAAAAAAAATAAAATATTTGTCGGTAATATTGATATTGTTCGTGATTTTTTAGATGTTCGGGACGTTGTACGAGCATATTTTATGCTCCTAAAAAAAGGACAGATTGGAGATATTTATAATGTTTGCAGCGGTAAATCTTATTCAATTAAACAAATAATTGAATTATATAAAGATATTACATTATTAAATCCCCCTATAGAAATTGATAAAGCATTGTTAAGACCTATTGAAAATCCAATCGTACTAGGTTCCTATGAAAAAATAAAAACGGAAATTAACTGGGCTCCAAAGATAGATTTAAAAGATTCGCTTAAAACGATTATAACTTATTGGGAAAACATAACCTAA